A genome region from Chryseobacterium indicum includes the following:
- a CDS encoding bacteriocin-like protein, whose protein sequence is MKNLKKLSRPELRSIEGSGPNWSCTPTSCPKGSCCIPGIWPTTPRACVICADS, encoded by the coding sequence ATGAAAAATTTGAAAAAATTGTCAAGACCAGAGTTAAGATCTATAGAAGGTTCCGGTCCTAATTGGTCTTGTACGCCCACTTCTTGTCCTAAAGGAAGCTGCTGCATTCCCGGAATCTGGCCGACTACTCCAAGAGCATGTGTTATATGTGCAGATTCTTAA